The Mycolicibacterium cosmeticum DNA window CGGCCGCTGCCATGGCGCCGACCAGGGGTTTCGGCGTGGCAGATCCTGGTCAGCGAGTTCATGCTGCAGCAGACGCCGGTATCGCGGGTCGAGCCGATCTGGCTGGACTGGGTTGCCCGCTGGCCCACCCCGTCGGCCACCGCGGCCGCCGGTGCCGCCGACGTGCTGCGGGCGTGGGGCAAGCTGGGGTACCCGCGGCGGGCCAAGCGGTTGCACGAGTGCGCGGTGACCATCGCCGCCGAGCACGACGACGTGGTGCCCGACGACGTGGACACGCTGTTGACCCTGCCCGGGGTCGGCGCCTACACCGCGCGAGCGGTCGCGTGCTTCGCCTACGGCAAGCGGGTCCCGGTGGTGGACACCAATGTGCGGCGGGTGCTCTCCCGGGCCGTGCACGGCCGCGACGAGGCCCCCGCCAGGGCCCGCGACCTCGACGATGTGGCGGCCCTGCTGCCGGATGACGATGTCGTGGCACAACGCTTTTCCGCTGCCCTGATGGAGCTGGGCGCGATCGTGTGCACGGCCCGCGGACCCAAGTGCGGGCTGTGCCCGCTGACCGGTTGCGGGTGGCGCGCGGCGGGCTACCCCACCAGAGACCCCGCCGATGCGCCGGCCCGCAAGGTGCAGAAGTATGCGGGCACCGA harbors:
- a CDS encoding HhH-GPD family protein is translated as MTDILPEPANIVGAAARSAIDSGELVAWFGAAQRPLPWRRPGVSAWQILVSEFMLQQTPVSRVEPIWLDWVARWPTPSATAAAGAADVLRAWGKLGYPRRAKRLHECAVTIAAEHDDVVPDDVDTLLTLPGVGAYTARAVACFAYGKRVPVVDTNVRRVLSRAVHGRDEAPARARDLDDVAALLPDDDVVAQRFSAALMELGAIVCTARGPKCGLCPLTGCGWRAAGYPTRDPADAPARKVQKYAGTDRQVRGRLLDVLRASATPVTRAALDVAWLSDTAQRDRALHSLLVDGLVEQTPAGLFALAGEGETQDARANRRR